One window from the genome of Amaranthus tricolor cultivar Red isolate AtriRed21 chromosome 9, ASM2621246v1, whole genome shotgun sequence encodes:
- the LOC130823961 gene encoding 3-ketoacyl-CoA synthase 11-like: protein MAEENPNALLIPPPPTTYSLSLPSSSRKIPDFKQSVKLKYVKLGYHYLITRVIYIFFTPFVLILAAHLSKFSLEDIHLMLDHLQYNLVSIITSSTLIVFSFTLYFIIRPRPVYLVDFSCYKPSDNLKCSKPYFMERIEMSGYFSEQALSFQRKILKRSGLGEDTYLPEAFHNSPPCPSMAYARKESEEVMFGAIDELIAKTGVKPKDIGILVVNCSLFNPTPSLSAMIVNHYKLRENIMSYNLGGMGCSAGLISIDLAKQLLQVHRNSYALVVSTENTTLNWYFGNERSMILPNCLFRMGAAAILLSNKKSVKRRSKYELVHSVRTHKGSDDKCFSCVSQKEDQSGKIGVSLSKDLMEVAGEALKTNITTLGPLVLPMSEQFLFMATLIGNRLFKMKIKPYIPNFKLAFEHFCIHAGGRAVLDELEKNLQLSEWHMEPSRMTLYRFGNTSSSSLWYELAYSEAKGRIRKGERIWQIAFGSGFKCNSVVWKSIRTIDPAKERNPWMDEIHKFPVNIPLVSSF from the coding sequence atggCCGAGGAAAATCCCAATGCACTACTTATCCCACCACCACCAACCACTTACTCGTTGTCTTTGCCTTCGTCTTCAAGAAAGATACCGGATTTCAAGCAATCAGTGAAATTGAAGTATGTCAAACTTGGCTACCATTACCTTATTACTCGCGTAATCTACATATTTTTTACACCCTTCGTACTCATTCTTGCTGCTCATCTTTCAAAATTTTCACTTGAAGACATCCATTTGATGTTGGATCATCTTCAATATAACCTTGTTTCTATAATCACATCCTCAACCCTTATTGTATTCTCGTTTACTTTGTACTTTATTATTCGTCCGCGTCCTGTTTACCTTGTTGATTTCTCATGCTACAAGCCGAGTGATAACTTGAAATGTTCAAAACCATATTTCATGGAAAGAATCGAGATGTCTGGTTATTTTTCTGAACAAGCTCTTAGTTTTCAGAGGAAAATCCTTAAGAGATCGGGACTAGGAGAGGACACTTACCTTCCTGAGGCTTTTCATAACTCGCCTCCATGTCCATCTATGGCATATGCTCGTAAAGAATCCGAAGAGGTCATGTTCGGTGCCATTGATGAGCTTATAGCTAAGACTGGTGTGAAGCCTAAGGATATCGgaattttggttgttaattgtaGCTTATTCAATCCTACTCCTTCCCTTTCGGCCATGATTGTTAACCATTATAAGCTTCGAGAAAACATTATGAGCTATAACCTAGGTGGGATGGGATGCAGTGCAGGGTTGATTTCGATTGATCTTGCTAAGCAACTTCTTCAAGTTCACCGAAACTCCTATGCTTTGGTTGTTAGTACTGAGAACACCACTTTGAATTGGTATTTTGGTAATGAACGTTCGATGATTCTTCCAAATTGCTTGTTTCGAATGGGTGCAGCTGCTATACTCCTTTCTAACAAAAAATCTGTCAAGAGGAGGTCTAAATATGAACTTGTTCACAGTGTTAGAACCCACAAGGGTTCAGACGACAAGTGTTTTTCATGTGTTTCGCAAAAAGAAGATCAAAGTGGGAAGATTGGTGTGTCGCTTTCGAAAGATTTGATGGAAGTTGCGGGTGAAGCATTAAAAACCAACATTACGACTTTAGGGCCTCTTGTTCTTCCAATGTCCGAGCAATTTCTATTCATGGCTACTTTGATTGGGAATAGGCTCTTCAAGATGAAGATCAAGCCGTATAttcctaattttaaattagCTTTCGAGCACTTTTGTATTCATGCTGGAGGGAGAGCTGTTCTTGATGAGTTGGAGAAGAACTTGCAGCTTAGCGAGTGGCATATGGAGCCATCGAGGATGACTTTATATAGGTTTGGAAACACCTCTAGTAGTTCTCTTTGGTATGAATTGGCATACTCAGAAGCCAAAGGGAGAATAAGGAAGGGAGAGCGTATATGGCAAATCGCATTTGGGTCTGGTTTCAAGTGCAACAGCGTAGTTTGGAAGTCTATAAGAACTATAGATCCTGCTAAAGAAAGGAATCCATGGATGGATGAGATCCATAAGTTCCCTGTCAACATTCCTTTAGTTTCTTCATTTTAA